GAAGCGGAGATGTCAACGAGCCCACCCGGGAGTTCCCGGAGTACGCGAAGGGTCAGGCCACGCCGGGCGTGCCGGCGCAGGACCGACGCTGGGCGGCGGACGGCGGCGCCGAGGCGGTCGGTGAGCCGACCGCTGGAGACGGCGATCCGGAGCCGACCCGGTCCGATCCGGTGCTCACCTCGGAACGCACCCGTGGACGCGGGCTGTTCTGGCTGGCGGGTGCGCTCGCCGTGGCGCTGGTCCTGGTCCTCGGGGTGCGGGCGACCGGGCTCTGGCCGACCTGGCGCAACCCGTTCGCGCAGGAGACGACCGACCGGAGCCAGCCTCCGTTGCTCAAGTCGATCCAGGACCTGAGCCGTTATGTCGCGGCGGAGGGCAACTTCCAGGTCGTGATCGACCTTCAGAACGACCGGAAGTACGTGCCGGACTTCCTGCTCAACGAACGTACGCTTTTTGTCGGCGCGGGGTCAGTTGAGTCGTATGTCGATTTCGCCCGTATTTCCGACGGCGCGGTGATCGAGTCGGCCGATCGGAAGTCGGTGGAGATCCGGTTGCCCGCG
The Micromonospora pisi DNA segment above includes these coding regions:
- a CDS encoding DUF4230 domain-containing protein, coding for MSRSGDVNEPTREFPEYAKGQATPGVPAQDRRWAADGGAEAVGEPTAGDGDPEPTRSDPVLTSERTRGRGLFWLAGALAVALVLVLGVRATGLWPTWRNPFAQETTDRSQPPLLKSIQDLSRYVAAEGNFQVVIDLQNDRKYVPDFLLNERTLFVGAGSVESYVDFARISDGAVIESADRKSVEIRLPAPQLGEPNLDLERSYVFAEERGLLNRLGEVFGGDPNRQREVYQKAEESIAAAARDSGLGDRAQENTRKMLEGLLRSLGYEKVTVTYTAP